CGGTATTCTCATATACACCCAAGTCCCGGTAGGTGCGGCCGCTCTTCTTATCAGTCAACGTGAATGAACCGTTATCCGCGATTTCAATCTTGATCGCAGCATTTTCCATGACCCGCTCATCTGCGAACAACGAAGAATCTGTCCATTCAGCTTCCCTCTTCACCCATGCGTAAGTCTTCAATCCCAATGCCGGCACGTTGCCTGCTTCGAAAGTCAATCTTACTTTCCGGCACATATACGGCTGACGGAACTTGTCGTCCGGCAAATCGTAACCGAATTGCAGGCCGAGATCCTCGACCGTGCATGGCAGCGGCTGCGAAGACGCATCCACGAGTACTCGTCCTGTGATATCGGCCGCTTTGACAAAAGTACTTGCCTCTTCCAACGTATACCCATCTCGGAAATAGAGGCGTAAAGCATCGATCTCGATACTTACAACCCCCGAGCGTTCCCAACCCGACGTATTAAATACGACTACGGGCAGAGCACCTTCGCCTGCCAGCGTAAAGTCGGACGTATCGATCGTATCCGCAATGGCTTGCTTGCTGTCATCTACAATGGCTTCAGCTACATGACGGCTCTTATCGAAGCGCGTGACCATTTCACGGTGCACTTCATCCACGGAGCAGCCGCAGATGCTGTCATGCGGATGGTTTTGCATCAAGGTTTTCCAGGCATACGTGAACAAATGATGAGGGTACTTCTCCCCGACTTTGAGGACATGGGCGAAAGCCGCCAGCGGTTCTGCCACTTTCTCCAACATCGCTTGTCCCAGCTGATTCATCTGTTTCAAGTACACGCGCGCCGAAGCTGTATTGACGAGCGTAGACCAACCGTCCGTCCGCTGGCTGCGCAGCTCGCCTTTGACCGTCGAAAGCTCCTGCTTGCCTGAACGCTGAACCGCCGCCAAGTAATCGTTAAAATTCGAATGAACAAAGGTTGTATCCGGGAAAAGCTTACTCGCAGCTTGAATCGCTTCCGGCAGATCCAACTGAACAGGCTGATGATCGCAGCCATTCATGAAAAGCAGCTCGCCTGTGGAAGCGTATTTCTCAGCGTCCGCCAGCTTGCGTTCCCAATAGGCTTGTGCCTCTTCCTTGTCAACCGGGATCTCATTGCCGTTGGAATACCAGTTGGCGAATAGAATGCCCAGCACCTGGGAGCCATCTGGCCCTTCCCAAATCAGCTCCGAGAAGGAGGATTCAAAATCACCGTCGGAGACCGTATTATTGAATCCCGTCGGCTTCACACCTCGGCCGAACAAGGCATTCGTGATGCCGGACTGCTGCATCAACTGCGGCGTCTGTCCGACTAAGCCGAACGTGTCGGGAAAATAGCCGATTTTCGACACATCGCCATAGGCTTTCGCATCATGATGTCCAATCTGCATATTGCGGACATTGGCTTCCCCGCTCGTCAAGAAGGCATCCTGCAAAATATACCAAGGTCCGATGAGAATGCGGCCATCCCGAATGAATTTGCTTAGGCGATCTTTCTGCTCGGGTCTAACCTGCAAGTAATCCTCCAGAATAATCGTCTGACCGTCCAGGAAGAAACTGCGATAATTCGCATCTTGATCCATTTTATCTAATAAAGTATCTATGAGTTTAACTAGACGCACATGGTGCTTCTCATAAGGTAAATACCACTCCCGATCCCAATGGGTATGGGAAATGATATGAGCCGTTCGCTTGGTACTCATGGGTTAGCTCCTCTCAATATGGACTTCATCTGGGCGGTAAATGGAAATAACTTGCCCTCGTCTATCTGCGGCAAAGAGCACAGAACGCTCTTTCTCCAGGGTAAAAGCATATGTCGTCTCACTATCGGTGTCCCGAACTTTAACCGTCACATCCCAGGCAAACTCGGAAACAAATACATACAAGAAACCACCCTTGAACCGCAGCTTCCTTCCGTAAATCCCCGCGATATCGCCTTGAATCCACTGCAATCCGCTGGTGCACCCCGCGGCATTCACCGCATATCGGTAGAGTTCCGCTACCGTGTCCATCCGATCGTTTACTTCCACTGGCAAGGGACTCCAAATCAATCGGCCATTGCCCAGAGGTAGATCGACAACGCGATCTCCGCCAGCACTTGACTTCGCTTCTACTCCTCCATGACGCACTTCTTTCAAAGTTTCAGCGATTCGGCGCCGACCATAGGAGACATGAAGCGCATTGCCTTCCAGCTCAAGCATCTCTTCACGGCGTACATTGTGAAGTTCTGCTTCACCCAGCTCAGCCTGAAGTCGCGGCTTTTGCTTCCAATACGCATCTAGACTGATTGGTCCTGTAGCCAACAATGTCGCACCCGTGCGCTTCACAATATCTATTAGCTTATTCCATGCTTGTTCATCCAAATTATGCGCGCTTGGGAGCATAATCAGCTTCGCCGGTTGCTGCTCCAGCGCCTCCAAATGATACTCAGAAGCCGCGCGGAACGGCAGCTTCAACTCATACGACAGCACGCGAGTCATGGATGTCGTGGCATCGAACGCCAATTTCCGGTTGGAGAAATCGTTGGAATACGGGAATACAGCCACGATATCTTCCAGCTCCCGCTCCTGGAATAAATCTCTGATCTCGGCCATAAAGCGGCCGAATTCATACGAAACATCCGCTTCCGGCTTCTCCGTGCCATCGGCACGAAGCGCTCCGATATGCGACTCGTTCGCGTTATCCATATAGAAATTGGTGTTCCAAATCCAATGAATAGCTCCTGCGCCTCCGGTTGCGAAGGCGTAGGCATATTTGCGCTCCAGTATGCTGCGCAGCTCGATCTCCGAACGTTTAGCCCGTCCATCCGGGGTCTCTACATACATAATGCCAGTCTCTTGAATGACATTCGGTTTACTGGCTGTTTTGGCAAAGATGCCATCCCAAACGAGGTTATCGTTCAACCACCACGAATGGACGGTTGTGTAATCTACTGCTTCTTCGTAGAAAAGCGGTGAAGGCCGCTGCGCGCCAAGCGCTTCATCCTGACCTACGACAACGAGATGCCCAGGTACGATTTCTTTGATTGTGTCATACAGTTTTTTGGCCCACTGGTTATGCATGTCCATCGAGAATAAGCAGTAATCCAGCCAGCGTGTCCCCTTTTTCGCCCGATGCATATCCTGCACGTCGAAATTGATATCAGCCGCTTCCGGAATTGCAGCCGCTTCATAAGTTGGAAGCTGCACAGGCGTCATATTCCAGCGTTCTTGCAGCAGTTCGATGCTCTCATGACGCTGCTTGAGCCACGTGATGAAAGCTTCTTTCTCATACTTGTCCCGACTGGAACGAGGGCCATCCGAGAAAATCTGAGCAGGATCGAACATCGATGGCTCGTTAATCAAGTCCCAATCCACATGGGTTGTCGCTTGATGTCGGGAAACAATAGAGCGAATAAACCGCTTCTGAGCTTCCACACTTTGCGGATCAAGATAGGGATTAACCCCTTCCCAAGTTTCGGGTGTGAAGGAGAAGAAGGTAAACGTCACCTGCAACTGATGTTTTTTGGCCGTCAGGAGGAAGGCATCGATGGCTCTCAATACTTCTTCCGATGCATGGCCATCCACTTGCATGATATTGCGGTAGGCGGTCCAAATGCCCGTACGAATCCAGTTGATGCCTGCTTTGGCCATTTGGGCCATATCCCGGTCCCAAACATCGCTATTAGGCAGGAACAGGAATTTGCGAGCCACGTCGGATGTCATGTACGTCATGCCAACCACGGGCAGCGGACGACCATCCTTGATGAAATAATCGCGTCCGCAAGTGATTGGCTGGCCCTCTGCGAGCAGCCCCGCATCGTGCCCCCAGAATCCTTGACGGAGATAACGCAGCTCGCCATCTTCTGAGACTGCCTTGCACGTTATCCGATATAAACCTTGCTGTATGTCAAGCGGTACCGGAATGCGCACCACATTGAATTCTTTATTGACTTGAACGGTTAGACGATGAGTCCAAGCATCTTGTATACCCTTATCATGCTCGACACGAAGATCC
Above is a genomic segment from Paenibacillus sp. HWE-109 containing:
- a CDS encoding alpha-mannosidase; amino-acid sequence: MSTKRTAHIISHTHWDREWYLPYEKHHVRLVKLIDTLLDKMDQDANYRSFFLDGQTIILEDYLQVRPEQKDRLSKFIRDGRILIGPWYILQDAFLTSGEANVRNMQIGHHDAKAYGDVSKIGYFPDTFGLVGQTPQLMQQSGITNALFGRGVKPTGFNNTVSDGDFESSFSELIWEGPDGSQVLGILFANWYSNGNEIPVDKEEAQAYWERKLADAEKYASTGELLFMNGCDHQPVQLDLPEAIQAASKLFPDTTFVHSNFNDYLAAVQRSGKQELSTVKGELRSQRTDGWSTLVNTASARVYLKQMNQLGQAMLEKVAEPLAAFAHVLKVGEKYPHHLFTYAWKTLMQNHPHDSICGCSVDEVHREMVTRFDKSRHVAEAIVDDSKQAIADTIDTSDFTLAGEGALPVVVFNTSGWERSGVVSIEIDALRLYFRDGYTLEEASTFVKAADITGRVLVDASSQPLPCTVEDLGLQFGYDLPDDKFRQPYMCRKVRLTFEAGNVPALGLKTYAWVKREAEWTDSSLFADERVMENAAIKIEIADNGSFTLTDKKSGRTYRDLGVYENTGDIGNEYMFRQPDGEKPLTTSGLQAQIRVLQDTAYQASVEIVHDWEVPASGDEMLEVEQRDLVYYPHRQAQRSTRMIPMRIRTVVSMSRAGQGVEIESSFNNQAKDHRLRMLFPTDLTAQTHHVDSMFEVVQRDNTPATEWENPSNTQHQQAFVDVSEAGTGLVIANLGLNEYEVLRDGRNTIAVTLLRAVGELGDWGLFPTPEAQCLGEHTVRLAIFPHTGDGAQYEAYTAAYQFQIPWTLAQTGIHYGRIAATYAPFQWQGEGLAFSSMKMNEASGDLLLRWYNMRSQHAEVKVRTQLPLRKFYKSTILETQGERLAVEADDGLTLPVGPCEIVTIGIQR
- a CDS encoding beta-galactosidase, with product MSRPVLIFHDPGFPSSSFSDVQIEQLTAQGAVVVGAHALGEALRSAAHGCFVNLHAPYFPKAAWPEILAFLQRGGGLLSIGGAAFKHPVRWEDEKWQVESEQTGYHQQLHIHEILRVEGTPIRSYSALETLPLLQGQESLFALADTWNMVPHTTRDSDLPHQMGAAGTMSTQIYPLLKSVGKTGREVAAPVVLWENSRGVFIGSRWMFVNVPLSPSFWSEGGAQSLVQWARSCASGMTELWIKPNYASYEPGEHAMLTIQTQLIGDQDTAKAWTLDLRVEHDKGIQDAWTHRLTVQVNKEFNVVRIPVPLDIQQGLYRITCKAVSEDGELRYLRQGFWGHDAGLLAEGQPITCGRDYFIKDGRPLPVVGMTYMTSDVARKFLFLPNSDVWDRDMAQMAKAGINWIRTGIWTAYRNIMQVDGHASEEVLRAIDAFLLTAKKHQLQVTFTFFSFTPETWEGVNPYLDPQSVEAQKRFIRSIVSRHQATTHVDWDLINEPSMFDPAQIFSDGPRSSRDKYEKEAFITWLKQRHESIELLQERWNMTPVQLPTYEAAAIPEAADINFDVQDMHRAKKGTRWLDYCLFSMDMHNQWAKKLYDTIKEIVPGHLVVVGQDEALGAQRPSPLFYEEAVDYTTVHSWWLNDNLVWDGIFAKTASKPNVIQETGIMYVETPDGRAKRSEIELRSILERKYAYAFATGGAGAIHWIWNTNFYMDNANESHIGALRADGTEKPEADVSYEFGRFMAEIRDLFQERELEDIVAVFPYSNDFSNRKLAFDATTSMTRVLSYELKLPFRAASEYHLEALEQQPAKLIMLPSAHNLDEQAWNKLIDIVKRTGATLLATGPISLDAYWKQKPRLQAELGEAELHNVRREEMLELEGNALHVSYGRRRIAETLKEVRHGGVEAKSSAGGDRVVDLPLGNGRLIWSPLPVEVNDRMDTVAELYRYAVNAAGCTSGLQWIQGDIAGIYGRKLRFKGGFLYVFVSEFAWDVTVKVRDTDSETTYAFTLEKERSVLFAADRRGQVISIYRPDEVHIERS